A genomic stretch from Bordetella sp. N includes:
- a CDS encoding nucleotidyltransferase family protein — MDKQRVLELLARSKPELGVRFGVTRLALFGSTARGTARPDSDVDVLVAFAGPATAERFFGVQFYLEDLLGCNVDLVTEKALLPRFRPFIEQDQVYV; from the coding sequence ATGGACAAGCAACGCGTCCTTGAACTTCTGGCTCGTAGCAAGCCTGAACTCGGTGTCCGTTTCGGCGTGACCCGTCTGGCTTTGTTTGGGTCGACGGCTAGAGGGACAGCGAGACCTGACAGCGATGTGGACGTTTTGGTGGCCTTTGCTGGCCCTGCGACTGCCGAACGTTTCTTTGGCGTTCAGTTCTATTTGGAAGACTTGCTGGGGTGCAACGTCGATCTTGTGACCGAAAAGGCGCTCCTTCCTCGGTTCAGGCCATTTATTGAGCAAGACCAGGTCTATGTCTGA
- a CDS encoding SapC family protein: MTTNSLPLFYVQPRPLNASLHANLSLATAQGFAYAAKTNAVPLVATELPTACRHFPIVFTDGPQPAPVAVLGVRAGENLFVGADGKWREGTYIPAYIRRYPFIFTENADRSQFTLCVDEAAESVVEGRDNPFFDDAGEPTALARSALEFCRDYQNQHAFTTEFSAALAEADLLIENRADITLADGQRLALSGFKVVDEAKFNKLPDETFLRWRAHGWLPLIYCHLLSINTWPALINQLQPAAEGEAK, from the coding sequence ATGACTACGAATTCGCTTCCTCTGTTTTATGTTCAACCGCGTCCGCTGAACGCCAGCCTGCATGCCAACCTGTCGTTGGCGACGGCCCAGGGCTTTGCCTACGCGGCCAAGACCAATGCGGTGCCGCTGGTGGCGACCGAACTGCCGACGGCTTGCCGTCATTTCCCCATCGTCTTCACCGATGGCCCGCAGCCGGCCCCGGTGGCGGTGCTGGGCGTGCGCGCTGGCGAAAACCTGTTCGTCGGCGCCGATGGCAAGTGGCGTGAAGGGACCTACATTCCGGCGTACATTCGCCGTTACCCCTTCATCTTCACCGAGAACGCCGACCGCAGCCAGTTCACGCTGTGCGTGGACGAAGCCGCCGAATCGGTTGTCGAAGGCCGTGACAATCCTTTCTTCGACGACGCCGGCGAGCCTACCGCCCTGGCGCGCAGCGCCCTGGAATTCTGCCGCGACTACCAGAACCAGCATGCGTTCACGACCGAGTTTTCGGCCGCTTTGGCCGAAGCCGATCTGCTGATCGAGAACCGTGCCGACATCACGCTGGCTGACGGCCAACGCCTGGCCCTGTCGGGCTTCAAGGTGGTGGACGAAGCCAAGTTCAACAAGCTGCCCGACGAAACCTTCCTGCGCTGGCGCGCGCATGGCTGGCTGCCCTTGATCTACTGCCACCTGCTGTCGATCAACACGTGGCCCGCGCTGATCAACCAGCTGCAACCCGCCGCCGAAGGCGAAGCGAAGTAA